A DNA window from Coffea arabica cultivar ET-39 chromosome 6c, Coffea Arabica ET-39 HiFi, whole genome shotgun sequence contains the following coding sequences:
- the LOC140008828 gene encoding uncharacterized protein — protein sequence MAIRKALNIAKQNGWEKIMIQSDCKGIIDKINMKREEDLSIGVILFDILKIRLDFTECSFSFIKREVNCVAHQLAKFAINLVDENVWQESFPEWLNSLASKDVGASALVL from the coding sequence ATGGCAATCAGGAAGGCCTTAAACATTGCAAAACAGAATGGTTGGGAGAAGATTATGATACAATCAGATTGCAAAGGAATAATTGACAAGATTAACATGAAGCGTGAGGAAGATCTAAGCATTGGAGTCATTTTGTTTGATATTTTAAAGATCAGACTGGACTTCACTGAATGTTCCTTCTCCTTCATCAAAAGGGAAGTTAATTGTGTAGCTCACCAATTGGCAAAGTTTGCCATTAACTTGGTAGATGAAAATGTGTGGCAGGAATCATTTCCTGAATGGCTGAATAGCTTAGCCAGTAAAGACGTAGGAGCAAGTGCTCTAGTTTTGTAA